One genomic window of Streptomonospora nanhaiensis includes the following:
- the mraZ gene encoding division/cell wall cluster transcriptional repressor MraZ — MFLGTHEPRLDEKGRLFLPAKYRDELSGGLVITKGQERCLYVFPMDEFQRITDALRSAPVTAKAVRDYSRVFFASASDEVPDKQGRITIPPGLRRYAGLDRDCVVIGANTRLEIWAAAAWADYEAQQEQAFADLSEEVLPGVL; from the coding sequence ATGTTTCTCGGCACCCACGAGCCACGCCTCGACGAGAAGGGACGCCTGTTCCTTCCGGCGAAGTACCGCGACGAACTGTCGGGGGGGCTGGTGATCACGAAGGGACAGGAGCGCTGCCTCTACGTCTTTCCCATGGACGAGTTCCAGCGCATCACCGACGCCCTCCGCTCGGCACCGGTCACCGCCAAGGCGGTCCGCGACTACAGCCGCGTCTTCTTCGCGAGCGCGTCCGATGAGGTCCCCGACAAGCAGGGCCGCATCACCATTCCGCCGGGCCTGCGCAGGTACGCGGGCCTCGACCGGGACTGCGTCGTGATCGGGGCCAACACCCGGCTGGAGATCTGGGCCGCCGCGGCCTGGGCCGACTACGAAGCCCAACAGGAGCAGGCATTCGCGGATCTGTCGGAGGAGGTGTTGCCGGGGGTGCTGTGA
- a CDS encoding AAA family ATPase — MSLGTRHNTQGEGLPEDGGVIAVADRIRRAVETVIEGKPEVVRIALTVLLAEGHLLIEDIPGVGKTMLAKSLGRAVDCSVQRIQFTPDLLPADITGVSVYHQDRGEFEFNPGPVFANIVLGDEINRASPKTQSALLECMEEMQVSVDGETRPLERPFMVVATQNPSDMEGTYPLPEAQRDRFMARISVGYPTAQAELDMIDTHSARSPLADLAPVATAADVRAMVEHVHTVHVAPGVRRYAVDLVGATRTSPALRLGASPRATLHLVRAARAYAALEGRSYVVPDDLQALAVPVLAHRLLPSPEARMERRTPEQVVSEVVARLPIPSPR, encoded by the coding sequence GTGTCACTGGGCACGCGGCACAACACACAGGGAGAAGGACTCCCCGAGGACGGCGGTGTCATCGCCGTGGCGGACCGGATCCGCCGGGCCGTCGAGACCGTCATCGAGGGCAAGCCGGAGGTCGTGCGGATCGCCCTGACCGTCCTGCTGGCCGAAGGCCACCTGCTCATCGAGGACATCCCGGGTGTGGGCAAGACCATGCTGGCCAAGTCGCTGGGCCGGGCGGTCGACTGCTCGGTGCAGCGGATCCAGTTCACCCCCGACCTGCTCCCCGCCGACATCACCGGGGTCAGCGTCTACCACCAGGACCGCGGGGAGTTCGAGTTCAACCCCGGCCCCGTCTTCGCCAACATCGTGCTGGGCGACGAGATCAACCGCGCCTCGCCCAAGACCCAGTCGGCGCTGCTGGAGTGCATGGAGGAGATGCAGGTCAGCGTCGACGGCGAGACCCGGCCGCTGGAGCGCCCCTTCATGGTGGTGGCCACGCAGAACCCCTCCGACATGGAGGGCACCTACCCGCTGCCCGAGGCCCAGCGCGACCGCTTCATGGCGCGCATCTCGGTGGGCTACCCCACCGCCCAGGCCGAACTCGACATGATCGACACCCACAGCGCCCGCTCGCCGCTGGCCGACCTCGCCCCGGTGGCCACCGCCGCCGACGTGCGCGCCATGGTGGAGCACGTGCACACCGTGCACGTGGCGCCGGGGGTGCGCCGCTACGCGGTGGACCTGGTGGGCGCCACCCGCACCTCCCCCGCGCTGCGGCTGGGCGCCTCGCCGCGCGCCACCCTGCACCTGGTGCGCGCCGCCCGCGCCTACGCCGCCCTGGAGGGCCGCTCCTACGTGGTGCCCGACGACCTCCAGGCGCTGGCCGTGCCGGTACTGGCGCACCGGCTGCTGCCCAGCCCCGAGGCCCGCATGGAGCGCCGCACCCCGGAGCAGGTCGTCTCCGAGGTCGTCGCCCGGCTGCCGATCCCCAGCCCCCGCTGA
- a CDS encoding DUF58 domain-containing protein, with protein MSLLPAFTTRGWGLLSGGASLVASGIIIGERDLVGLGVLVFALPLLAAATLIGAPGRVVHSRALEPARAPAGSDARVLVRVANAATALPIGGLRVADELPDTLGIAPTFNVGFLAPRAVRDVTYRVRPHVRGAYAIGPLTASFADPLNCVRVSRRVGAPMTLLVTPPVVALPAGPLPGAAAEGGDTAVRTVSGGTDDDPVPRAYRHGDDLRRVHWRSTARHGELMVRREEHHRSDRSAVLVDMRAAAHAGEGPESSQEVAVSAAASIALHLIGRGHETRLHTESGEVAASRRDALLDALAVARSSETAGLAGAAESARAAAVSGRGLLVAVLGALSAEDLGALTALSGARDHACVAVLCGGAAWPAAAPPAGAAAVLREAGWSVLGIGTPGDLPAGWQGLGAARLHPGAHR; from the coding sequence GTGAGTCTGCTGCCGGCCTTCACCACCCGGGGCTGGGGCCTGCTCAGCGGCGGCGCCAGCCTGGTGGCCAGCGGGATCATCATCGGCGAGCGCGACCTGGTGGGCCTGGGGGTCCTCGTCTTCGCGCTGCCGCTGCTGGCCGCGGCCACCCTGATCGGCGCGCCCGGCCGCGTCGTGCACAGCCGCGCGCTGGAGCCCGCCCGCGCACCCGCCGGCAGCGACGCGCGGGTGCTGGTGCGCGTGGCCAACGCCGCCACCGCGCTGCCCATCGGCGGGCTGCGCGTGGCCGACGAACTCCCCGACACGCTGGGAATCGCCCCCACGTTCAACGTGGGCTTCCTGGCGCCGCGCGCCGTGCGTGACGTCACCTACCGGGTGCGCCCCCACGTGCGCGGCGCCTACGCCATCGGCCCGCTGACCGCGTCCTTCGCCGACCCGCTGAACTGCGTGCGGGTGAGCCGGCGGGTGGGCGCGCCGATGACGCTGCTGGTCACGCCGCCGGTGGTGGCGCTGCCGGCGGGGCCGCTGCCGGGCGCCGCCGCCGAGGGCGGCGACACCGCCGTGCGCACGGTCTCCGGCGGCACCGACGACGACCCGGTACCGCGCGCCTACCGGCACGGCGACGACCTGCGCCGCGTGCACTGGCGCAGCACCGCCCGCCACGGCGAGCTGATGGTGCGCCGCGAGGAGCACCACCGCAGCGACCGCAGCGCCGTCCTGGTGGACATGCGCGCCGCCGCCCACGCCGGCGAGGGGCCGGAGTCCTCCCAGGAGGTCGCGGTGTCCGCCGCCGCCTCGATCGCGCTGCACCTGATCGGCCGGGGCCACGAGACACGGCTGCACACCGAGAGCGGCGAGGTCGCCGCCTCGCGCCGCGACGCCCTGCTCGACGCCCTGGCCGTGGCCCGCTCCTCGGAGACGGCGGGACTGGCCGGCGCGGCGGAGTCGGCGCGCGCCGCCGCCGTCAGCGGCCGCGGCCTGCTCGTCGCGGTTTTGGGGGCGCTCTCGGCCGAGGACCTGGGCGCGCTCACCGCCCTGAGCGGCGCCCGCGACCACGCCTGCGTGGCCGTGCTGTGCGGGGGCGCCGCCTGGCCGGCCGCGGCGCCCCCGGCCGGCGCCGCCGCGGTGCTGCGCGAGGCCGGCTGGTCGGTGCTGGGGATCGGCACGCCCGGCGACCTGCCGGCGGGCTGGCAGGGCCTGGGCGCCGCCCGCCTCCACCCCGGCGCGCACCGGTGA
- a CDS encoding transglutaminase family protein: MIAKAALTLASAAALLLSMPALGSVIAGGAWWGPAAFAVVAVALTGLGLRALRLTVVVLPLVQAVVLVCVLTGAFASFAAPLGFVPTPAALGELLRVFEEGRGQIGQETTPIPATPALALIVAAAMGALAIVGDFLAVTARTAALMALPVAGLLVVPLLVDDQGLDAFAFASAAVGYVVLLAVDGAVRGAGWGARVAHQSGSAAPVLGGFQQALTTAGVAAVAVVLALLVPLAIPGLSSSALYALADGGRLGGDTITTTHPLVSLRRNLNSPSDRPVLTYTADTPTPGYLRMYSLDVFDGQNWTMSRLRADGDGDLGGELLPSPPGQTDIGSDRVVTEVSLADGFAADFLPAPYPPREVDVSGRWFADADSLMVFTTGSPASGTGYAVTSLVPRADPDLLTADLPPGSDLDPRYLDVPEGVDPRTADLAAEITADADSAYERALALQDWFTAEGRFTYDLTPPQVPEGTDPLAFFLFENRVGYCEQFAAAMALLARQAGVPARVATGFTSGTRLPDGGWEVTESDAHAWPELYFEGLGWLRFEPTPAAEGGQGTATVPDYAQSPVEAAERPSVDRPSPEQDGARPSGGAPEPQRPSGGPESAEPGPEQPEDGAAAGGGGGLPWRGLLVGAAVVAGAVLLVGGLPALARWLVRRGRWLRAATAAERAHAAWRELHDDCRDLGLAWNAAESPRAVAERLSAESGLAEDARAALWRLAMAEESARYAPRPSEAGALPEDGRRVRAALRAARGRTAALTAVLLPRSLLRAPAAAARRAYRPDPAAG; the protein is encoded by the coding sequence ATGATCGCAAAGGCCGCCCTCACACTGGCGTCGGCGGCGGCGCTGCTGCTGTCGATGCCGGCCCTGGGATCGGTGATCGCCGGCGGCGCCTGGTGGGGCCCCGCCGCCTTCGCCGTCGTCGCGGTCGCCCTGACCGGTCTGGGCCTGCGCGCCCTGCGGCTGACCGTCGTGGTGCTGCCGCTGGTCCAGGCCGTGGTGCTGGTGTGCGTGCTGACGGGCGCCTTCGCCTCCTTCGCCGCGCCGCTGGGGTTCGTGCCGACGCCCGCCGCCCTGGGCGAGCTGCTGCGGGTCTTCGAGGAGGGGCGCGGCCAGATCGGCCAGGAGACCACCCCGATCCCCGCCACTCCGGCGCTGGCGCTGATCGTGGCGGCGGCCATGGGCGCGCTGGCGATCGTCGGCGACTTCCTCGCCGTCACGGCGCGCACGGCGGCGCTGATGGCGCTGCCGGTGGCCGGCCTGCTGGTGGTGCCGCTGCTGGTCGACGACCAGGGGCTGGACGCCTTCGCCTTCGCCTCGGCCGCGGTGGGCTACGTCGTGCTGCTGGCGGTGGACGGCGCGGTGCGCGGCGCCGGGTGGGGGGCGCGCGTGGCGCACCAGAGCGGCTCCGCGGCCCCGGTGCTGGGCGGGTTCCAGCAGGCGCTCACCACGGCGGGGGTGGCGGCGGTCGCCGTGGTGCTGGCGCTGCTGGTGCCGCTGGCGATCCCCGGACTGTCCTCCAGCGCGCTGTACGCGCTGGCCGACGGCGGCCGGCTGGGCGGCGACACCATCACCACCACCCACCCGCTGGTGAGCCTGCGCCGCAACCTCAACTCCCCCTCCGACCGCCCCGTGCTCACCTACACCGCCGACACGCCCACCCCCGGATACCTGCGGATGTACTCGCTGGACGTGTTCGACGGGCAGAACTGGACCATGTCGCGGCTGCGCGCCGACGGCGACGGCGACCTGGGCGGCGAACTGCTGCCCTCGCCGCCGGGGCAGACCGACATCGGCAGCGACCGGGTCGTCACCGAGGTCTCGCTGGCCGACGGGTTCGCCGCCGACTTCCTGCCCGCGCCCTACCCCCCGCGCGAGGTCGACGTGTCGGGCCGGTGGTTCGCCGACGCCGACTCGCTGATGGTGTTCACCACCGGGTCCCCGGCCTCGGGCACCGGTTACGCGGTGACCAGCCTGGTGCCCCGCGCCGACCCCGACCTGCTCACCGCCGACCTGCCGCCCGGCTCCGACCTGGACCCGCGCTACCTGGACGTGCCCGAGGGGGTGGACCCGCGCACGGCCGACCTGGCCGCGGAGATCACCGCCGACGCCGACTCCGCCTACGAGCGGGCCCTGGCGCTGCAGGACTGGTTCACCGCCGAAGGGCGGTTCACCTACGACCTCACCCCGCCGCAGGTGCCCGAGGGCACCGACCCGCTGGCGTTCTTCCTCTTCGAGAACCGCGTGGGCTACTGCGAGCAGTTCGCGGCGGCCATGGCGCTGCTGGCCCGCCAGGCGGGCGTCCCCGCGCGGGTGGCCACGGGCTTCACCTCCGGCACCCGGCTGCCCGACGGCGGCTGGGAGGTCACCGAGTCCGACGCCCACGCCTGGCCGGAGCTGTACTTCGAGGGGCTGGGCTGGCTGCGGTTCGAGCCGACGCCCGCCGCCGAGGGCGGCCAGGGCACGGCCACCGTCCCCGACTACGCCCAGTCGCCCGTGGAGGCGGCGGAGCGGCCCTCGGTCGACCGGCCCTCCCCCGAGCAGGACGGCGCGCGGCCCAGCGGCGGGGCCCCGGAGCCGCAGCGGCCCAGCGGCGGCCCCGAGAGCGCCGAGCCCGGACCGGAGCAGCCGGAGGACGGCGCGGCGGCGGGCGGCGGGGGCGGCCTGCCCTGGCGGGGGCTGCTGGTGGGGGCCGCCGTGGTGGCCGGCGCCGTGCTGCTGGTGGGCGGGCTGCCGGCGCTGGCCCGGTGGCTGGTGCGGCGCGGCCGGTGGCTGCGGGCGGCGACGGCGGCCGAGCGGGCGCACGCGGCCTGGCGGGAGCTGCACGACGACTGCCGCGACCTTGGGCTGGCCTGGAACGCGGCGGAGTCGCCGCGTGCGGTGGCCGAGCGGTTGTCGGCGGAGTCGGGGCTGGCCGAGGACGCGCGGGCGGCGCTGTGGCGGCTGGCGATGGCCGAGGAGAGCGCCCGGTACGCGCCCCGGCCGAGCGAGGCGGGAGCGCTGCCCGAGGACGGCCGCCGGGTGCGCGCGGCGCTGCGCGCGGCCCGCGGCCGCACGGCGGCGCTGACGGCCGTGCTGCTGCCGAGGTCGCTGCTGCGCGCGCCCGCCGCCGCGGCCCGGCGCGCCTACCGCCCCGACCCGGCGGCCGGGTAG
- a CDS encoding DUF3040 domain-containing protein: protein MPLSEHEQRMLDQIEQALYAEDPKFANTVRQTNPAVHYKRWIVKASIGFVIGISLLMGGAIFQQVVVGVIGFIVMLACLLWGLSAWRRVAGGSGGEPAPAQQAARPRQRRQQRPGMMHRFEERWRRRQEGENS, encoded by the coding sequence GTGCCGCTCTCTGAACACGAGCAGCGAATGCTCGACCAGATCGAGCAGGCGCTGTATGCCGAGGATCCGAAGTTCGCCAACACCGTGCGCCAGACGAACCCGGCCGTCCACTACAAGCGCTGGATCGTCAAGGCGTCCATCGGCTTCGTCATCGGGATCTCACTCCTCATGGGCGGCGCGATCTTCCAGCAGGTCGTGGTCGGCGTCATCGGCTTCATCGTCATGCTGGCCTGCCTGCTGTGGGGGCTGTCGGCGTGGCGGCGGGTCGCCGGCGGCAGCGGCGGCGAGCCCGCGCCCGCCCAGCAGGCCGCGCGGCCCAGGCAGCGCCGGCAGCAGCGCCCCGGAATGATGCACCGCTTCGAGGAGCGGTGGCGCCGTCGCCAGGAGGGCGAGAACAGCTGA
- a CDS encoding DNA polymerase IV has translation MSRRQLERGAALRGMIGPEGVEPLPGPDSDADRDCAVLHIDMDAFFAGVERLEHPETRGRPIIVGGTGPRGVVSSADYIARSYGVHSAMPMVRALRLCPDAVVFPPDGPAYRRVSEAVMDILCSVTPEVEPVSLDEAFLDVSGARRRLGSPVRIAELIRRRVREEQRLTCSVGVAATKFVAKLASTQCKPDGLLLVPTAQVTAFLHPLPVGALWGVGDKTEQALTRLGLRTVGDVARISPQTLRHEFGAALGDRLAALSHGRDDRPVVPSTPDKSIGAEETFPRDVDDTGLIHRELLRLSEKVARRVRASGQVGRTVVVKLRRADFTTITRSRTLPEPTDVAREINAAARELYAAAGLERVRLRLVGVRVEGLMPAAEAHRQLSIGEPETGWREAERAMDAVTRRFGPDAIRPAALAKREENDV, from the coding sequence ATGAGCCGACGCCAGCTTGAGCGCGGTGCGGCGCTGCGCGGGATGATCGGACCGGAGGGGGTCGAGCCGCTGCCCGGCCCCGACTCCGACGCCGACCGCGACTGCGCCGTCCTGCACATCGACATGGACGCGTTCTTCGCCGGTGTCGAGCGCCTGGAGCACCCCGAGACCCGCGGCCGGCCCATCATCGTCGGCGGCACCGGCCCGCGCGGGGTGGTCTCCTCGGCCGACTACATCGCCCGCTCCTACGGCGTGCACTCGGCCATGCCCATGGTGCGGGCACTGCGGCTGTGCCCCGACGCCGTGGTGTTCCCGCCCGACGGCCCGGCCTACCGCCGGGTCTCCGAGGCCGTCATGGACATCCTGTGCTCGGTCACGCCCGAGGTGGAGCCGGTGTCGCTGGACGAGGCGTTCCTGGACGTCTCCGGCGCCCGGCGGCGCCTGGGCAGCCCGGTGCGCATCGCCGAGCTGATCCGCCGCCGGGTGCGCGAGGAGCAGCGGCTGACCTGCTCGGTGGGCGTGGCCGCGACCAAGTTCGTCGCCAAGCTCGCCTCCACCCAGTGCAAGCCCGACGGCCTGCTGCTGGTGCCCACCGCCCAGGTGACCGCGTTCCTGCACCCGCTGCCCGTGGGCGCGCTGTGGGGGGTCGGCGACAAGACCGAGCAGGCGCTGACCCGGCTGGGCCTGCGCACGGTCGGCGACGTCGCCCGGATCTCGCCGCAGACCCTGCGCCACGAGTTCGGCGCCGCGCTGGGCGACCGCCTGGCCGCGCTCTCGCACGGCCGCGACGACCGCCCGGTGGTGCCCTCCACGCCCGACAAGAGCATCGGCGCCGAGGAGACCTTCCCGCGCGACGTCGACGACACCGGCCTCATCCACCGCGAGCTGCTGCGGCTGTCGGAGAAGGTGGCGCGGCGGGTGCGCGCCTCGGGGCAGGTGGGCCGCACGGTCGTGGTGAAGCTGCGGCGGGCCGACTTCACCACCATCACCCGCTCGCGCACCCTGCCCGAGCCCACCGACGTCGCCCGCGAGATCAACGCCGCCGCGCGCGAGCTGTACGCCGCGGCCGGCCTGGAGCGCGTGCGGCTGCGGCTGGTGGGCGTGCGGGTGGAGGGGCTGATGCCGGCCGCCGAGGCGCACCGCCAGCTCAGCATCGGCGAGCCCGAGACGGGCTGGCGCGAGGCCGAGCGCGCCATGGACGCGGTCACGCGCCGGTTCGGGCCCGACGCCATCCGCCCGGCGGCCTTGGCCAAGCGTGAGGAGAATGACGTATAG